The Acidobacteriota bacterium region TCGTGATACGGTGGAAGCTGAAACTATCGAGTTTTTAAGCCGTGCGGTTGCACGGGCCTGGATTGGCGGAAAAACCCGACTCCGAGGGCGAGGATTGGGGATTGTTCAGGATGCACTCCCCAGTTTTCTTTCAGGGCTTTACTTTGAAACCAGATTTGGTGCCGATGCTGGCCGGCAATTCTGGGCCCGTCGAGTACGCAGCTATGCACCGCTGGCCTTAGCTCGAACTGATGCCATGCTCCTGGCACAGGTTCCGCTTGATTCAGATTATTTCACCAGCATTCTCAACAAAGGGGCTCTGGTTTTCCGCCTGATTGACTGGCAGTTTGGCAAAAATACAGTTTTAACGGCTGCCAAAACGCTTCTGTCTGCCAATAGCCCTGACCCACTGACCGTTGAAGCACTCCGGGCAACCCTCATTGGCCCAGACAAAACTGCGAATCAACCATTACAGCGATTTTTGAAGCAATGGTGGGATGAGATTGTCGAACCCGACTTGATCATTGGCCTTCCCAAAAAAAATGAGACCGGAACTGCCTGGACCTGTGCACTCCGCAATTTGGGCACTGGAGATGTAAAAGTTCCAATCGTTGCCCAAACAGATAAAGGTGGGATTTTAACGGTAACCGCGACACTTCCGTCAAAAGGGCTAGGATCGGTCGAATTTCAGACCACGGATGAAGTTGTTCGAGTTGAAATTGATCCCGAAAAACTCTACCCACAAACCAAATATGAATTAGACCCCAATTCGTCGCAATTCAACAACGATAGCCGGCCACCACGCACATATGCCTTTTCACTCTTTTTAGAGGCCAACCAGCTCTTTGAACAAAAAGAATTTCAGAAAGCCGAGGCCAGGTTACAGCAAACTGTGGCCCAAGAGCCGGATTATGCTTCAGCCCAAATGTTACTTGCCCGGACCGAACTGGCACTTGGAAAAACTGATGCCGCCCAGGCCACGCTTCAAAAAGCGCTGGCCGTGAAGCCGATGGCCCTCTATGTCACAGGGTGGAGTGCGGTTGTACAAGGTGAACAGGCCATGATCCGAAAAGATTATAAAGCGGCAGTTGAAGCCTATCGCCGGGCAGATGCTGCCAATGCCGAACTGGCCTGTACCCTGGCGGCTCGGAAGGGCTTGTTGGAAAGTGAAACCCAGCTCCAGCAAATCAGTACTCCAGATGATTCCGTCAAGGCTTTTTTCAGCCAGCTTGAAAAAGCGGTTCAAAGCAAAACGGCAGCGACCATTGAAGCACTCGTCATCAAACCAGAATTGCCCAAGTTTGTGAAAGGATTGGTCCTGACGAAACCAGATGTCTGGAAAACAGAGGTGTTGCGGGCAAGTCAGCTTGATTCCCAACACGTTGCCGTTGACGTTAATCTTGAAGCTCTCACAACCGATTTGATCACTGGTGAAAAGAAGGATCAGAAAGGGAGTGCGGTCTTTATCCTTCGGAAGACCCAGAATGGGTGGGTGCTGGCACGAATTGATTTGTTTACAGTAAAGTGACTTTAGTCAGTAGTCAGTAGTCAGTAGTCAGTAGTCAGTAGTTGAGTGTTAGAAACCGATGATTTTTGTCAAGTGTGTTTGGTGCTATGTCTATGGTTTATGAATAGTTTCTTTATAGCAAACAGCTTTCTTTAAGGCTTTGAACTTATCTGCTGACGACTGACTCATCACCTACTGACAACTAACCATTACTTCTTCTTTGGCTTTGCAGGTCGGATTTCAACCGCACTTGGCAGGCTGCGTGGATGGTGGTGTAGCAAGTCAATGACCACCTGGGCAATGTCTTCTGGTGCCAACTTCCAATCATCATCGGGGGACGGCACATGACCATTAAAATAGGTGGTCACACTTCCAGGCATAATGTAACTGACTTTGATATTGTCATATCGAACCTCTTGAAACAGAACTTCGCTTAATCCATTCAAGCCAAATTTTGAAGCATTGTAGGCCCCACCTTGGGGAAAAGCATTTTTTCCAGCCAGACTACTAATGTTGAAAATGTACCCGCCACCACTTGTCCTCAGGTGAGGAATGGCAGCATGACAGGCATAGAAAACCCCATTCAGATTCGTTTCAATCACTTCGCGCCAGGTGTCCGGTGACATTGCCTCCACCGTGGCAAACCGCCCAACGCCGGCGTTGTTGACCAGCACATCCAACCGACCAAAGGTTTCAATTGCGTGACGGATAAGCGATTCAACTTGCCCATAATCACGCATATCGCAAGACTTCCCGCTGACTTTCCGATTCGGCAACCTGCTTAATTCAGTGACCGTTGTGTCAACCTCAGCCGCATTACGGGCACTAACGACCACAGCGTATCCATCATTGAGCAAATATTCGGCTACCGCTCGACCAATGCCTTTGGTGCTCCCGGTCACAACAGCAACTTTTTGAGACATATCTCCTGCTCCCTTAAAAAGAATCATCCTAAAAGCGAATCGGGCGGTTACCCGCCCGATTCAGTCAAAATTTGTCTGGATTCAAGCCATGATCACTTTTGAGCTGATACAACTTGAACCTGACTGGTTGAATTTTCTTCCGTGCCGCCCCAGCCTAATACGCCGAGGGCGCCATCATTGCCGACTGTCAGTTTCATGCCAGCCACACTGATTGGATGGGCTGATGTCAGACTGCCATCGGTGGTGTATTCAAGAATGCTGCCCAGTGCCGAAAGAACATAGATTGTGTTTCCATCGGGTGAGAGATGCGCATCCTGAATGTTGTCATCTGAACCAAGCGTATTGACCTGACTGAACTTCGCATCGGTGTCAACACCAAACATTGCGATATGCCCTGGACGGACCAAATGTCCAGGACGAACTAAGTGACCAGGACGGACCAGCATAGCCTTTCGAGTTATCTGGTTAAATTGAAGCTGGATACCTTGATCATTGGCCTCAGCCGGATCAAGAGTCAGATCATCAATGGTAATCCAGGAAATCGGAAGCCCGTCGGTTTGGGTATCCATCCGATAGACATAGACCCGTCCTGATGAACTCGAACCAACCATAAACTGGCTTCCATAAAGGTCAAATGCCACCTTTGTATTTTGGCCAAGCACATCACCAGACAACAGTTCGATAAAGGCAACCTGGTTTCCCGAATAAGGGCGAATCACGCCAACCTCATCTAAACGCAGAGGAGAAATGAGATAGCGATTCTCTGAGACACCAAAGGCAACAAGTGATCCAAAGGATGGATCAATGTCGAAACCAATGAGTTGCTTACTCGGAAACTCTTCGCGGGTAAACACCTGTCTACGGTCAACCAGGCGCTGATTTTCGGCAAGGCCTTCATCAGTTGAGTAGGAAAGTAACGCTGTGCCATTTGAGGCAATCAGGTATTTTCCATTGCCTGAGAACAAAACCGTATCCAACCCAATTGGTGAGGGAGTTGAGTCGTTGGGGTCAAAACTTGGAAGTGCAACCGTAAACTGGGGTTCAAGGGTGCTTCCATTGAGTTTGTACACACTGATTGAAGCCTGTTGCAGGACCCCCTGGCTTTCAGGTGAACCTTCAACCCGGTTGCCAGCGTGGCGAACTGCCACCAGCCCGGAGGAAGGATGAACCGTGACGGAGGTTGGAAAATATCCGGCCAGCTTTTGATCTAAAATTTGACCGGTTTGGGCATCGAAAACATAGACTGCTCGTCCTGTCAAAGGGTCAGAGCTTTGAGCAATTGGCAAGTGTGGTGCAACAACACCATACTTTCCATCGCTACTAAATGCGAAATTGTTATCAGAGGTAACTTGACCTGGAAGATTGACGATTGAACCAGCATTGACTGGCACGCTCTCCGCCGCCACCTGCCTGACTGGAGCAACCCAGAGCATACAGATGAGACTGAAGAGCAACGTCGTCCCCCAGATGAAGTGCCTCGTTTTGGTTGTGAAGACTTTCATACAGTTTCCTACCTACCCAGATTTTGGGCCAATCTGGAGCAGCACGTCAGTTTGCGCTTGACTGCACAAGACTGTGGGCGGTTGATGTCTCCCCAGTTTTTGCGATATGACCGGGTCGGGCAATATGACCCGGCCGGGCAATATGGCCAGGGCGGGCAATGCGTGTTGTTGGCGTGTTGTCGAATGACTGGTGATGCTGCGCAACAACTCCCACAGATCCAATTAAAAATGCAATCAACAGAAAATTCTCAGAAGCAAAATTCAACATGTGGTTTCTCTCTGTGTGGAAAGTGTTTTCAACAAAGTTGTTCGAAAACAAATGCAACCTGGTAAAAACTTTCCTTCATTTTGCCAGAAGTTAAGGGACTTTTTATGGAATGAATTCAATGCGAACCAGATCTAAACGTTCTGACCAGGCGGTTCAGACGAAACGATGCGCTCTCTCTTGATCCCCAAACCACTGCGAGGCTTTGTAGGGCTATCCAAAAGATTCAAGAAAATTCAAGTGGGTGAAATTTCTTCAAAACACGGTGAGATATACATCAGCATACTCACAATCGTGTACATCTTTGGATATCCGGTAAGATTATCAGATAACCGGCCTGAGAACCAGCGTGAACCAGTGGTCCACAGGATTCCCTCCCCCAACTGTATTTCCTTCAATCTAAAACCCACTCCCCAATCCCGCTGCGGTTGTTGTGTATACCTTAAAAATAACTGAGCAAGAAATTGTTTCAGAGTAGAAATGAGATGCCTGGAAAGACAGTGACGCAGCCTCTCCTAATAACACTAGACAGTTACCTTGTCAAACGATTTGCCTGGCTTTTGAACCTAGCATATTGCGTGCCACTCTTTACTCAAAGGCCAGAATGGCGAAATGATTTAAGAATCGCAAATCAAGCTATTTATCGCTGGCTTTTTTCGAAGATCGGGAACCTTTGTTGGGGCGCTTCGTCCCAAACGGGCGACATTTCAGTCTCTCAACACCTAAAAATGACGCAGGCGATGAATCGGTGTGGCCTGTGCTTTGCAAAAGCTACCTGGATAAAACAATTTTTTTCCTGAATGAATACATAGTAGTCAGATGCAAGTATTTTCATCTGAGTGCCCCTGTACTTTCCAGAGCCCGGCTGGACTTGGGTAAAGCTGAGTTGACAGGTGATTGACAGATATCATTGCTTCTGGTATTTAAATCAGAACTACCATAGTTAGATACAAACTTCCCATCAGAGTTTAAAGTTAATGTCACAGCCACTCTTTGTCCGCGATTTAACTGATACCGAACGGGCGACGCTCACCGAGTGGCTGGCCTGTGACGATGCGGAGAGAGTACATCGTGCGAAGGTCATTCTTTACTCCGACGCCCGGAAAACAGCCTATGAAATCGGGGAACTGCTGTCTTCTCATCCTGATAATCTCAAAAAGTGGATTCGAGAATTCAATCGTCAGGGGCTTGAAGGAATTATTGTCCGAAAACGAGGTCCCCAGGGAAAATTTAGCGCTGACCAAATTCATCAGGTTTTAGAACTGTATCGGCAGCCACCCCGCCGCTTAGGCTATAACTTTGACTACTGGACACCGCAGAAACTGGCAAACATTGTGATGGAGCGTGGGATTGTCCCGGCCATCAGTCACGTCACGATGCGCCAAATCTTGCGCGAGGCTGAGGGTGAGGAATCAGACGCATCCGGGGCAGAAATTTTACCGTTTGTTTCCAAAACCGACCCCTTCAGCAACAAATCAACCGTCACCAGCAGTTCATCTGCAACCACTGAACTCGCCCGAGAGAGTTTTGCCTTTGTTACATCTCCTGAACCATTAACTGACCAGCCACTGACTCCAGGGTTCCCATCACCCCAGCTCGTTGAACCGTCAGTTCAGCCTGGAGCCAATTTTGAAGCTGCCTTTCAACAGAGTCAGGCACTCATGCGGCGCGGAAATTACGTGGCCGCTGCCGGGATTTTTCGGTCACTGCTGGAACAACGCAAGGATCTTTCGGCTGAGATCGAAGCTAAGATTCGGTGCTGGCTGAGCGAAGCATTGGAAGGCCTGGGACGCTATGAAGAATCGCTCGGGGTGATTGAACGTTATGAAGACCCAATCTGGCGCAATCAACTCAGTGAAAGCGCCTATGCCTGGAGTCGTCTCCGCCTGGGCCTGGCTTATGCTCGAACCGGGGGAAATAAAGCTATTACTCGATTGAAAGAAGCCTTCCGTATCTTTGAAGAACTTGAAGATTTTGAAGGGATCAGCGCTGCTCAATATGGATTAGCATTCAAGTATTGTGAAAATCTCGAATTCAAATTTGCTGATGATCACCTTAATCATGCACTCAAATATCAAAGCCTGATCACAAATCGGCAACTCCTGGCTCATATTTATTTGACCAGTGGCGTCATTAAATTTAATGAGGGATTTTTTGCTGATGCCATGGCGGATTACCAAAAATCATCTCAGATCGCCCAGGAATCTGAAGATCATCGCCTGCGCGGGGCGACCCGCATGAATCTTGGAGTATCAGAATATGAATTTGGGAATTTCAAGACTGCAGCCGAACACTTCAGCGCCGCACTGGAGGAATTTAAACGAGGTGCTCAGGTTGATTTTTTGGTGCGCACCTACTGCAATCTGGCTGATGGGCTGACCCGCCTGGGGCGCTGTGATGAAGCTGATCAGTATCTGGCTGAAGCCATGGAAGTGGCGGAAAAACTCAATAATCTGGAAGAAAAACTGGGAGTTTTAGTCAATCGGGGTGAATTGCGACTCCTTCAGGGGCGACTTGGAGAAGCTGAGGAATTTCTCACCCAGGCACTTGAACTCATGACCGAAAATAACCGCTGGGTCGAATCCTATACCCAGCGTGTGTTAGCTCAGGTGTATCACCTGGATGGTCGGACTGAACAGGCTTTCAAATTGTTGCGCACAACTTTGCAACGCTCGATTGCGACCGCTGATATTCAAAATGTCTACCGGTGCTACCTGTATCTGGTCGAAATGCATTATTCGCAAAAAAGCTATGATCAGGCTGAAGAATATCTTGAACTGGCCAAGGGATATATCAAGGAATCCCAGGACATGACAGCTTCGGGGCATGCCCATAGGCTGGAAGGCCAACTCGCAGCAGATCGGGGGCGACTTGCGGAAGCTGAATCGTTTATTGATTCCAGCATCGCCATTTTCAATCGTCTCGAAGATAAACATAAGCTGGCACTCAGTCACCTGGCCAAAGGGCTGGTCATGGCCCAAAAGGGAGATCTCACTGAGGCACGGCTCCTGATTCAACAAGCCTTTGATGCATTTGCTGAAATTGGTGCCTTGCTTGACCTCGCCCGTGCTAAAGACACCTTGGAAAAATT contains the following coding sequences:
- a CDS encoding SDR family oxidoreductase: MSQKVAVVTGSTKGIGRAVAEYLLNDGYAVVVSARNAAEVDTTVTELSRLPNRKVSGKSCDMRDYGQVESLIRHAIETFGRLDVLVNNAGVGRFATVEAMSPDTWREVIETNLNGVFYACHAAIPHLRTSGGGYIFNISSLAGKNAFPQGGAYNASKFGLNGLSEVLFQEVRYDNIKVSYIMPGSVTTYFNGHVPSPDDDWKLAPEDIAQVVIDLLHHHPRSLPSAVEIRPAKPKKK
- a CDS encoding tetratricopeptide repeat protein; amino-acid sequence: MSRTALKFFWIVLCFFGMSTVAQAQDFEVLRYDVTASLQPAANAVEVKATLSLVNQTTQGLSATELILRINKDARVTTLLLNGATAEFNQKDDPRLTGVSTVSTQLTRSIPPNGKLEAVVQYTLTVKESNQYSAITPGDCLLLPESYWVPVVHTPFTIHGADTAPYTLTVTLAGDGEVLSEGEGKGDGKTMTFTQTLNSQPWLMVGDLGKPVTRSITPAGSSPITIAVVSQVGSAGTTGQIERVLDEMEKIVSFYVQTLGPSPANQFVVASNFRETTYISPGAILVGNAVFRRDTVEAETIEFLSRAVARAWIGGKTRLRGRGLGIVQDALPSFLSGLYFETRFGADAGRQFWARRVRSYAPLALARTDAMLLAQVPLDSDYFTSILNKGALVFRLIDWQFGKNTVLTAAKTLLSANSPDPLTVEALRATLIGPDKTANQPLQRFLKQWWDEIVEPDLIIGLPKKNETGTAWTCALRNLGTGDVKVPIVAQTDKGGILTVTATLPSKGLGSVEFQTTDEVVRVEIDPEKLYPQTKYELDPNSSQFNNDSRPPRTYAFSLFLEANQLFEQKEFQKAEARLQQTVAQEPDYASAQMLLARTELALGKTDAAQATLQKALAVKPMALYVTGWSAVVQGEQAMIRKDYKAAVEAYRRADAANAELACTLAARKGLLESETQLQQISTPDDSVKAFFSQLEKAVQSKTAATIEALVIKPELPKFVKGLVLTKPDVWKTEVLRASQLDSQHVAVDVNLEALTTDLITGEKKDQKGSAVFILRKTQNGWVLARIDLFTVK
- a CDS encoding sigma 54-interacting transcriptional regulator, producing MSQPLFVRDLTDTERATLTEWLACDDAERVHRAKVILYSDARKTAYEIGELLSSHPDNLKKWIREFNRQGLEGIIVRKRGPQGKFSADQIHQVLELYRQPPRRLGYNFDYWTPQKLANIVMERGIVPAISHVTMRQILREAEGEESDASGAEILPFVSKTDPFSNKSTVTSSSSATTELARESFAFVTSPEPLTDQPLTPGFPSPQLVEPSVQPGANFEAAFQQSQALMRRGNYVAAAGIFRSLLEQRKDLSAEIEAKIRCWLSEALEGLGRYEESLGVIERYEDPIWRNQLSESAYAWSRLRLGLAYARTGGNKAITRLKEAFRIFEELEDFEGISAAQYGLAFKYCENLEFKFADDHLNHALKYQSLITNRQLLAHIYLTSGVIKFNEGFFADAMADYQKSSQIAQESEDHRLRGATRMNLGVSEYEFGNFKTAAEHFSAALEEFKRGAQVDFLVRTYCNLADGLTRLGRCDEADQYLAEAMEVAEKLNNLEEKLGVLVNRGELRLLQGRLGEAEEFLTQALELMTENNRWVESYTQRVLAQVYHLDGRTEQAFKLLRTTLQRSIATADIQNVYRCYLYLVEMHYSQKSYDQAEEYLELAKGYIKESQDMTASGHAHRLEGQLAADRGRLAEAESFIDSSIAIFNRLEDKHKLALSHLAKGLVMAQKGDLTEARLLIQQAFDAFAEIGALLDLARAKDTLEKLDQGKVHLLVPQTEAQIQPVSTYSGVSDLLLIMRLMEAAPSRDLLLQELTSILLAHFDLQRAIVWEVREEKIKAVSGLKPNETPPPIERLLRTALSDRRSLPPGQLIHLIEDRPVVRTVLWLEARPGGRGFDLERLRPYLKQAEMGLEYAAMRSQTRLAQPIDTAHSRTHTKVPGFIYSSPLMVQLVDRIQRINRSDVPVLITGESGTGKELIARAVHAESKRRDNVFLPFNCTTSTRDMIDSQLFGYKRGAFTGAYSNHLGIIRAAENGTLFLDEIGDLALEVQPKLLRFLQENEIQPLGETMPVQVDVRVIAATNADLEQAVQEGRFREDLYFRLNVIHLHVPPLRDRRDEIPILAAHYLEQCTTRERKKNITFSRDALHALSDYYWPGNVRQLKAEIQRVVAYTNDGEMIMSPDLSSEITTPRFHPARSGAGSPRPTESEATSYHNLPRFSSTTPPPSGGGYGGTPPPALPHYYEVESQPLAAAAGAGAFASPGNDPGPNNRTLRDVTDELERRLILEKLAQTGNNVSRTARELGLSRRGLKLKMEQLGIDTSRIAI